In the genome of Drosophila yakuba strain Tai18E2 chromosome 3R, Prin_Dyak_Tai18E2_2.1, whole genome shotgun sequence, one region contains:
- the LOC6538071 gene encoding bromodomain-containing protein 8 yields MSAGVQERLQLSRTPLDTWSKREQLILASAVSCSGDQNWITVSRTLKAICGNGSSNRPADWFSQKNCAVQYGNLLESVEATKRKKRSSESSAGVSSPATVETPTELLLRRLTEERQAEIKAQMRQDQETYRRIQREIDSLQSDAVTEQELQDMWQEIEKEQETRRIEEMKLENRMREREQRKKDLQSNWRNNSPAVKRSNQAADTTSVDMDVEDINNSSNGKQQTGPSPLLTSLLKSPTGNAPATPTAGAGVPAAGGTGSVARATAPTITSLLTSGASSAVANQPAITMKSPTDAAFMSRPISGPPASEALAPTTPTLERSPSQAAPTLSMLLEKNKAAGKANEGGSLIKTEGSGNQEQGVDEATSSAAGAADSDEADPNEAQLLEVFKNIDQIIDDIDIDMASVIDDEMLKNVDDVVASPSIDKAEVIDFEDKLDALKREQSKSSPASDKPKSVELVIGSSDDSNDNIPLAAVASQESKDRGQSGGESTRGTEDAESEPLASEVAVEEIGETITIISTSSEDTAGSPPTKMEEEGATDSLSKKEDATEVKSEQENSSQGQNKTGGSSEDPETIDHHATREAQSKSGKDATGKPSTMEEKASSQSTSASAPVPVDLHDTDEESSSLTDSSKHDDHPRSAKAKPQALKLALDDSKSELELSGSPQPPSAPTRTPLLRKLPHRDRSESPMVDDDATTASDHSTARSTRRRCSSTPVIDSIPNSPASSEHTDDRRETRAASKKLFLSIYAMLQDSKHAAPFKRPFHDEHAQRHADLCLRPMDFPTIKRNIDSGFIRSLSELHRDVLLMAHNVLVAYKPHTTQHKTARLFVQDCQAIKEFTQMPDAQAGITATPVSNTGSARADKSSGSKARSGSRKSQRHH; encoded by the coding sequence ATGTCTGCTGGGGTACAAGAGCGCCTGCAACTGAGCCGGACGCCGCTGGACACGTGGTCCAAGCGCGAGCAGCTCATCCTGGCATCGGCGGTGTCCTGCAGCGGCGACCAGAACTGGATAACCGTGAGCCGCACGCTGAAAGCGATCTGCGgcaatggcagcagcaaccgACCGGCGGACTGGTTCTCGCAGAAGAACTGTGCCGTGCAGTACGGCAATCTGCTCGAGAGCGTGGAGGCCACCAAGCGCAAGAAGCGCAGCAGCGAGAGCAGTGCCGGTGTCTCCTCGCCGGCCACCGTGGAAACGCCCACAGAACTGCTGCTGCGTCGCCTCACGGAGGAACGGCAGGCGGAGATCAAGGCGCAGATGCGGCAGGATCAGGAGACATACCGACGCATCCAGCGGGAGATTGATTCGCTGCAATCGGACGCGGTGACCGAGCAGGAGTTGCAGGACATGTGGCAGGAGAtcgagaaggagcaggagacGCGCCGTATCGAGGAGATGAAGCTGGAGAATCGCATGCGGGAGCGGGAGCAACGCAAGAAGGATCTGCAAAGCAACTGGCGGAACAACAGTCCAGCCGTCAAGCGTTCTAACCAAGCCGCCGACACGACCTCCGTCGACATGGACGTGGAGGACATTAACAACAGTAGCAatggcaaacagcaaacggGTCCCTCCCCTCTACTCACATCTCTCCTGAAATCGCCCACAGGCAATgctcctgccacgcccactgcagGAGCAGGTGTTCCGGCCGCAGGAGGAACTGGCAGCGTGGCCAGAGCAACGGCGCCAACCATTACCTCGCTGCTGACCAGCGGCGCGAGCTCCGCTGTTGCCAATCAGCCAGCCATCACGATGAAGAGCCCCACGGATGCGGCATTCATGTCCCGACCTATTAGCGGACCTCCGGCAAGTGAGGCACTCGCTCCGACAACGCCCACTCTCGAACGCAGTCCCTCGCAGGCGGCACCTACGCTCTCCATGCTGCTCGAGAAGAACAAGGCTGCGGGAAAGGCAAACGAAGGCGGCAGCTTGATAAAGACAGAGGGGTCAGGTAACCAGGAACAGGGAGTGGACGAAGCCACTTCGTCAGCCGCTGGTGCAGCAGACTCTGACGAGGCAGATCCGAATGAAGCGCAGCTGTTGGAGGTATTCAAGAACATTGACCAAATCATAGATGACATCGACATAGATATGGCCAGTGTCATTGATGATGAGATGCTTAAAAATGTGGACGACGTCGTTGCCTCGCCGTCGATCGATAAAGCCGAAGTCATTGACTTTGAGGACAAACTGGACGCTTTGAAACGGGAGCAaagtaaaagctccccagCCAGTGATAAACCGAAATCTGTGGAGCTAGTTATTGGATCCAGCGATGACTCAAACGACAATATACCCCTGGCTGCTGTTGCCTCCCAGGAGAGCAAGGATCGCGGTCAGTCCGGCGGTGAGTCCACTAGGGGCACCGAGGACGCCGAGTCGGAGCCGTTGGCCAGCGaggtggcggtggaggagATTGGTGAAACCATTACGATCATCAGCACCTCTAGTGAGGATACTGCAGGATCGCCACCTACGAAAATGGAGGAGGAAGGGGCCACAGATTCCCTTTCTAAGAAGGAGGATGCCACGGAAGTAAAATCCGAACAGGAAAATAGCTCCcaaggccaaaacaaaaccgGAGGGAGCTCAGAAGATCCCGAAACTATAGACCATCATGCCACCAGGGAAGCACAAAGCAAATCGGGCAAGGACGCTACGGGAAAGCCATCCACAATGGAAGAAAAAGCGTCCAGTCAGTCGACCTCTGCCTCCGCCCCAGTTCCTGTGGATCTGCACGACACAGACGAGGAGTCGTCCTCGTTAACAGACAGCAGCAAGCACGATGACCATCCAAGGAGTGCAAAAGCAAAGCCACAGGCACTGAAGCTGGCTCTGGATGACTCCAAATCGGAACTGGAGTTGAGTGGCTCACCTCAACCACCGTCGGCGCCAACCAGAACACCTTTGCTTCGAAAACTGCCCCATCGGGATCGGTCCGAAAGTCCAATGGTGGACGATGACGCCACTACAGCCAGCGATCATTCCACTGCAAGGTCCACGCGTCGCAGATGCTCCTCCACGCCCGTCATCGACAGCATACCCAACTCACCCGCATCCAGCGAGCACACCGACGATCGCAGAGAAACGCGAGCCGCCTCCAAGAAGCTCTTCCTGTCCATTTATGCCATGTTGCAGGACAGCAAGCATGCGGCTCCCTTTAAGCGTCCCTTCCACGACGAGCACGCCCAGCGACATGCGGATTTATGCCTGCGTCCCATGGATTTCCCCACCATCAAGCGCAACATCGACTCGGGATTCATACGCAGCTTGAGCGAGCTGCACAGGGATGTCCTGCTGATGGCCCACAACGTTTTGGTGGCCTACAAGCCCCACACAACTCAGCACAAGACGGCGCGTTTGTTCGTGCAGGACTGTCAGGCGATCAAGGAGTTCACCCAAATGCCGGACGCGCAGGCAGGGATCACAGCCACGCCGGTAAGCAACACCGGTAGCGCCCGAGCGGATAAATCAAGCGGCAGCAAGGCAAGGAGTGGTTCTCGAAAGAGCCAAAGGCATCACTAG
- the LOC6538072 gene encoding CDGSH iron-sulfur domain-containing protein 2 homolog: MEPISHLVKSSLPNYLSSLPIPDSVGGWFKLSFKDWLALIPPTVVVAGIGYTAYLAYCPAAKAICSAKTSGRCNNLIRKNEPKVVDMIDVEDIAEKAAFCRCWKTKNWPYCDGSHGEHNKQTGDNVGPIVIKK, translated from the exons ATGGAGCCCATATCACACCTAGTGAAGTCCTCTTTGCCCAACTACTTGTCAAGCCTGCCGATTCCCGACAGCGTCGGCGGTTGGTTTAAGCTCTCCT TCAAGGATTGGCTGGCCCTGATCCCGCCCACCGTGGTGGTGGCCGGAATTGGCTACACCGCCTACCTGGCCTACTGTCCGGCGGCAAAGGCCATCTGCTCGGCCAAAACGAGCGGACGCTGCAACAACCTCATCCGCAAGAATGAGCCCAAGGTGGTGGACATGATCGACGTGGAGGACATCGCGGAGAAGGCGGCCTTCTGTCGCTGCTGGAAGACCAAGAAC TGGCCCTACTGCGATGGCAGTCATGGCGAGCACAACAAGCAGACTGGAGACAACGTTGGACCCATTGTCATCAAGAAGTAG
- the LOC6538073 gene encoding elongation factor 1-gamma: MVKGTLYTYPENFRAYKALIAAQYSGAQVKVADNFKFGETNKSAEFLKKFPSGKVPAFETAEGQYLSESNAIAYLLANEQLRGGKCPFVQAQVQQWISFADNEIVPASCAWVFPLLGILPQQKNSTAKQEAEAVLQQLNLKLQDATFLAGERITLADIVVFSSLLHLYEYVLEPSARSAFGNVNRWFVTILNQKQVQAVVKDYKLCEKALVFDPKKYAEFQAKTGAAKPQQQAQQQKQEKKPKEKKEAPKKAAEPAEELDAADEALAAEPKSKDPFDALPKGTFNFDDFKRVYSNEDEAKSIPYFFEKFDAENYSIWIGEYKYNEELSKVFMSCNLITGMFQRLDKMRKAAFASVCLFGEDGNSTISGIWVWRGQDLAFTLSPDWQIDYEVYDWKKLDAKSEETKKLVTQYFSWSGTDKDGRKFNQGKIFK, translated from the exons ATGGTGAAAGGA ACTCTGTACACTTACCCCGAGAACTTCCGGGCCTACAAGGCGCTCATCGCGGCCCAGTACTCTGGAGCCCAGGTGAAAGTGGCCGACAACTTCAAGTTCGGCGAGACCAACAAGTCGGCTGAGTTCCTCAAGAAGTTCCCCAGTGGCAAG GTGCCCGCCTTTGAGACCGCCGAAGGACAGTACTTGAGCGAGTCCAATGCCATCGCCTACCTGCTGGCCAACGAGCAGCTGCGCGGCGGAAAGTGCCCCTTCGTCCAGGCCCAGGTCCAGCAGTGGATCTCCTTTGCCGACAACGAAATTGTGCCTGCCTCCTGTGCCTGGGTCTTCCCCCTGCTGGGCATCCTGCCGCAGCAGAAGAACAGCACTGCCAAGCAGGAAGCCGAGGCtgtgctgcagcagctcaACCTGAAGCTGCAGGACGCCACCTTCCTGGCCGGCGAGAGGATCACCTTGGCCGATATTGTGGTCTTCAGCAGCCTGCTCCACCTGTACGAGTACGTCCTGGAGCCCAGTGCACGCAGTGCCTTCGGCAACGTAAACCGCTGGTTCGTCACCATCCTCAACCAGAAGCAGGTCCAGGCTGTGGTCAAGGACTACAAGCTGTGCGAGAAGGCCCTGGTCTTCGACCCCAAGAAGTACGCCGAGTTCCAGGCCAAGACCGGAGCCGCCAAGCCCCAGCAGCAGGctcagcagcagaagcaggagaagaagcccaaggagaagaaggaggcACCCAAGAAGGCTGCCGAACCCGCCGAGGAGTTGGATGCCGCCGATGAGGCCCTGGCCGCCGAGCCCAAGTCCAAGGACCCCTTCGATGCGCTGCCCAAGGGCACCTTCAACTTCGATGACTTCAAGCGCGTGTACTCCAACGAGGACGAGGCCAAGTCCATTCCCTACTTCTTCGAGAAGTTCGATGCCGAGAACTACTCGATCTGGATTGGCGAGTACAAGTACAACGAGGAGCTGTCCAAGGTGTTCATGTCGTGCAATCTCATCACCGGCATGTTCCAGCGTCTGGACAAGATGCGCAAGGCGGCCTTCGCCTCCGTGTGCCTGTTCGGTGAGGACGGCAACAGCACCATCTCCGGTATCTGGGTGTGGCGCGGACAGGATCTGGCCTTCACTCTCTCCCCCGACTGGCAGATCGACTACGAGGTGTACGACTGGAAGAAGCTCGACGCCAAGAGCGAGGAGACCAAGAAGCTGGTTACCCAGTACTTCTCCTGGTCCGGCACCGACAAGGACGGTCGCAAGTTCAACCAGGGCAAGATCTTCAAGTAA